AAAGCAGCGAAAGAATGCCTTTTAATTTTAAGGGATTTGCCCGTACCTGGCTCTTTGTATTGCGTGTATTGGCCTTATGTCTGCTGATTACAGCAATGGCACGACCACAGTCCACTATGAAAGAAGAAAACATCAGCACAGAAGGGATAGATATTGTCATTTCCATTGATGTTTCCGGCTCTATGCTTGCGCGTGACTTTAAGCCCGACCGGCTTGAGGCCTGCAAGGAAGTAGCTGCTGATTTTGTGGATGCCCGCGAAAATGACCGCATGGGACTGGTGGTTTTTGCCGGAGAAAGCTTTACCCAAACACCTATTACTACAGATCATAAAGTGCTGAAAACACAATTGGCAGCACTAAAAGATGGTATGATAGAGGATGGCACCGCTATTGGTATGGGTTTGGCTACTGCTGTCAATCGACTGAAAGACAGTGAGGCTGAAAGTAAGGTGATTATACTTTTGACAGATGGCGTGAATAATGCGGGATCAATTGATCCGGTAACAGCGGCTGATATTGCTAAAAAATATGGTTGTAGAGTTTATACCATTGGAGTGGGCTCACAGGGTGAAGCCCCTTTTCCATTCTCATTTGGAGGTAGAACAGTGTACAGAAATGTAGAAGTGGAAATTGATGAGGAATTGCTGAAAGAGATTGCAAAGAAAACGGGCGGAAATTATTACCGCGCAGTGGACAGAGAGAGTTTGCAAAATATTTATAAAGAAATTGACAAACTGGAAAAAACTAAAATTGAAGTAGCTACCCTGCAACGCGTTTCAGAGGAATTTTACCCTCTGCTTTTCATTGCAGGATTGTTGCTGTTTTTTGAAT
This region of Chitinophagales bacterium genomic DNA includes:
- a CDS encoding VWA domain-containing protein, whose protein sequence is MLSWWNNVSFANPEAFWLLLIPLFILLRWGFGHRNQFARMRFSTLESSERMPFNFKGFARTWLFVLRVLALCLLITAMARPQSTMKEENISTEGIDIVISIDVSGSMLARDFKPDRLEACKEVAADFVDARENDRMGLVVFAGESFTQTPITTDHKVLKTQLAALKDGMIEDGTAIGMGLATAVNRLKDSEAESKVIILLTDGVNNAGSIDPVTAADIAKKYGCRVYTIGVGSQGEAPFPFSFGGRTVYRNVEVEIDEELLKEIAKKTGGNYYRAVDRESLQNIYKEIDKLEKTKIEVATLQRVSEEFYPLLFIAGLLLFFELFLRYLILRSIP